A stretch of the Sorangium aterium genome encodes the following:
- a CDS encoding RICIN domain-containing protein, with protein MRFGTKQSLLAAATGILAVSCVIGPEGAYDAEIEEAGSLEGAITIDTSTVYTIVGVQSGKCVQVAGGSTADGAAMQIASCNGSTRQQFRMESAGGGYYRIRNVNSNRCMDVAGASTSDGAAIQQYSCWTGTNQQWSFTDVASGVVRLTARHSGKSLDVYGRGTADGTAVIQWASNGGTNQQFRLTPVGSGTGGTGATGGSGVTSGSGGSGGSGGSGGTGGTGGTGGSGGSGGGGGSPGTRSAGCGIPTSLTSGNRTINVNGTTRQYVLDIPANYDPNKAYRLVFGWHWRGGSANDVVNNGYYGLKALANGSAIFVSPNGIDNGWANTGGRDVAFARAMVDSLKANLCVDTSRVFATGWSFGGMMSNALGCDMPDVFRAIAPMSGALYSGCNQSNTQPVAVWMSHGLSDSVVPISAGRAALDVFVRKNGCSTETSPVGSNSCVAYQGCREGYPVHRCEFPGDHQTPSFASSAIWSFFTQF; from the coding sequence ATGAGATTCGGAACCAAGCAGAGCTTGCTTGCGGCGGCGACGGGCATCCTCGCCGTGTCGTGCGTCATCGGCCCCGAGGGGGCGTACGACGCCGAGATCGAGGAGGCAGGCTCACTCGAGGGCGCCATCACGATCGATACGAGCACGGTCTACACGATCGTCGGCGTCCAGAGTGGAAAATGCGTGCAGGTCGCTGGAGGCAGCACCGCTGATGGAGCGGCCATGCAGATCGCCAGCTGCAACGGCTCGACGCGGCAACAGTTCCGCATGGAATCGGCAGGCGGCGGCTACTATCGCATCCGCAACGTCAACAGCAACCGTTGCATGGACGTCGCGGGCGCCTCCACCAGCGACGGTGCGGCCATCCAGCAATATTCCTGCTGGACCGGGACAAATCAGCAGTGGTCGTTCACGGACGTCGCCAGCGGCGTCGTGCGCCTCACCGCGCGCCACAGCGGCAAGTCCCTGGACGTTTACGGCCGCGGCACCGCGGACGGCACCGCTGTGATTCAATGGGCGTCGAACGGCGGCACCAATCAGCAATTCCGACTCACGCCCGTGGGCTCGGGAACCGGCGGCACCGGAGCCACCGGTGGCTCCGGCGTCACCAGCGGCTCCGGTGGAAGCGGCGGCTCCGGCGGATCCGGCGGCACCGGCGGCACCGGCGGCACCGGTGGAAGCGGCGGCTCCGGTGGCGGCGGCGGCTCCCCCGGCACGCGCAGCGCCGGCTGCGGCATTCCCACCTCGCTCACCAGCGGTAACCGCACCATCAACGTCAACGGCACCACGCGCCAGTACGTGCTCGACATTCCGGCGAACTACGACCCGAACAAGGCGTATCGGCTGGTGTTCGGCTGGCACTGGCGCGGCGGATCGGCCAACGACGTCGTGAACAACGGGTACTATGGGCTCAAGGCGCTGGCGAACGGCAGCGCCATCTTCGTCTCGCCGAACGGCATCGACAACGGCTGGGCCAACACGGGCGGGCGCGACGTCGCCTTCGCCCGCGCGATGGTCGACTCCCTCAAGGCCAACCTGTGCGTCGACACGAGCCGCGTCTTCGCGACCGGGTGGAGCTTCGGGGGGATGATGTCGAACGCGCTCGGCTGTGATATGCCCGACGTCTTCCGGGCCATCGCGCCGATGTCTGGCGCCCTCTACAGCGGCTGCAACCAATCCAACACCCAGCCCGTCGCCGTCTGGATGTCGCACGGCCTGTCCGACAGCGTCGTCCCCATCTCGGCCGGAAGGGCGGCGCTCGACGTCTTCGTGCGCAAGAACGGCTGCAGCACCGAGACGAGCCCCGTGGGCTCCAACTCGTGCGTCGCCTACCAAGGATGCCGGGAGGGATACCCCGTGCACCGCTGCGAGTTTCCCGGTGACCACCAGACACCGAGCTTCGCGAGCTCGGCCATCTGGAGCTTCTTCACGCAATTCTGA
- a CDS encoding NADP-dependent oxidoreductase produces MFTTMLPSSTDAARVHRFGGPEVITIEQVPVPLPGPGEVLVRVAAAGVGPWDAWIRAGKSVLPQPLPLTLGSDLAGAVVAVGPEVTGLAPGAAVFGAANRRFTGAQAGYTVAQACRLTRKPLRFDDVQAASVPVIAVTAWQALFDQAQLEAGQTVLVHGAAGSVGAYAVQLARRARARVIATASAKDRDFVRSLGADKVVDYRSERFEDAAKDVDAVIDLVGGDTQARSFAVLRPRGTLVSAVSPPDQEEAARRGVRASFFLVDVTTAHLDRIAALLDAGELSVDIGAVLPLDEVRGAHEMLDGIRPRPRGKIVLAMAPAR; encoded by the coding sequence ATGTTCACGACGATGCTTCCCAGCTCGACCGACGCCGCCCGAGTCCACCGGTTCGGCGGCCCCGAGGTCATCACCATCGAACAGGTGCCGGTCCCGCTGCCCGGCCCGGGCGAGGTGCTGGTCCGCGTCGCGGCGGCCGGGGTCGGGCCGTGGGACGCCTGGATTCGTGCCGGCAAGAGCGTGCTGCCCCAGCCGTTGCCGCTGACGCTCGGCTCGGACCTCGCCGGTGCCGTGGTCGCGGTCGGCCCCGAGGTGACTGGCCTCGCGCCGGGCGCAGCGGTCTTTGGCGCCGCCAACAGGCGCTTCACCGGCGCGCAGGCGGGCTATACCGTGGCGCAGGCGTGCAGGCTGACGCGCAAGCCTCTCCGGTTCGACGACGTGCAGGCCGCCTCCGTGCCGGTCATCGCCGTCACGGCGTGGCAGGCGCTGTTCGATCAGGCCCAGCTCGAGGCCGGACAGACCGTGCTGGTGCACGGCGCGGCCGGCAGCGTCGGCGCGTACGCGGTGCAGCTCGCGCGCCGGGCCCGCGCCCGTGTGATCGCGACGGCCTCGGCCAAAGATCGCGACTTTGTCCGCAGCCTCGGTGCGGACAAAGTCGTGGACTACCGGAGCGAGCGCTTCGAGGATGCCGCCAAGGACGTCGATGCCGTCATCGACCTCGTGGGCGGCGACACGCAGGCGCGGTCCTTCGCCGTGCTCAGGCCACGTGGCACCCTGGTCTCGGCGGTGTCGCCCCCTGATCAGGAAGAGGCCGCCCGCCGCGGCGTGCGGGCAAGCTTCTTTCTCGTCGACGTCACGACGGCGCACCTCGACCGCATCGCCGCCCTGCTCGACGCGGGCGAGCTCTCGGTCGACATCGGCGCCGTGCTGCCGCTCGACGAGGTCCGCGGCGCGCACGAGATGCTCGACGGCATCCGCCCCCGCCCGCGTGGCAAGATCGTCCTGGCCATGGCGCCTGCTCGCTGA
- a CDS encoding cytochrome P450 yields MAVTSGFDLTSERFFADPFPTLDRLRTEAPVYFFEPLQCIIITAPADIEGLVKDPSFTARRATALLGGLGMLGEDELSRKMFDSLSRLAFFQDPPRHTKLRQLIMKGFSPSAVEWMRPRVVGLVQRAVEEARRDGEMDVVSAFSEAVALNTLAEMFVIPESDRPQFMRWSTDLLKLAGGGVSSEEQKRAVKQSCCDMVDYMMRLVEERRKAPGEDVASRFIEAEDGDTELAGEAAMQCFQMVAAGFVTSVNQIANTVLALLDHPAELAKLREAPGLVRGAVEESLRFEPSVLSLSRMCARNTEIRGTRVSEGQFVFAMIAAANRDPGLFSEPDRFDITRQQSRHLTFGSGAHYCPGAPLIRMEVEESVRALLSLPRWELAEQTLSYAGSNLQDRGPSSLRVRFPAA; encoded by the coding sequence ATGGCCGTCACCTCTGGCTTCGACCTCACGAGCGAACGCTTCTTCGCCGATCCATTCCCGACGCTCGATCGGCTCCGCACCGAGGCGCCGGTCTATTTCTTCGAGCCGTTGCAGTGCATCATCATCACCGCTCCTGCCGATATCGAGGGGCTCGTGAAGGACCCGAGCTTCACCGCGCGGCGGGCGACGGCGCTCCTCGGCGGCCTCGGCATGCTCGGCGAGGACGAGCTCTCGAGAAAAATGTTCGACTCCCTGTCGCGGCTCGCTTTCTTTCAGGACCCGCCGCGCCACACGAAGCTTCGACAGCTCATCATGAAAGGGTTCTCGCCGTCGGCCGTCGAGTGGATGCGCCCACGGGTCGTGGGGCTCGTGCAGCGCGCCGTCGAGGAGGCGCGGCGCGACGGCGAGATGGACGTCGTCTCGGCGTTCTCCGAGGCGGTCGCGCTCAACACGCTCGCCGAGATGTTCGTGATACCGGAGTCCGATCGGCCGCAGTTCATGAGATGGTCGACGGACCTCCTGAAGCTCGCAGGCGGCGGGGTCAGCTCGGAGGAGCAGAAGCGGGCGGTGAAGCAGAGCTGCTGCGACATGGTCGACTACATGATGCGGCTCGTCGAGGAGCGCCGGAAGGCGCCGGGCGAAGACGTCGCGAGCCGGTTCATCGAGGCAGAGGACGGAGACACCGAGCTTGCGGGCGAGGCGGCCATGCAATGCTTCCAGATGGTCGCCGCGGGATTCGTGACCTCCGTGAACCAGATCGCGAACACCGTGCTCGCGCTCCTCGACCACCCTGCCGAGCTCGCGAAGCTCCGGGAAGCGCCAGGCCTCGTCCGCGGCGCGGTCGAGGAGAGCCTGCGCTTCGAGCCGTCCGTGCTCTCCCTCAGCCGCATGTGCGCCAGGAACACGGAGATCCGGGGCACCAGGGTCTCCGAGGGGCAGTTCGTCTTCGCGATGATCGCCGCGGCGAACCGCGATCCCGGGCTGTTCTCCGAGCCGGACCGCTTCGATATCACCCGGCAGCAGAGCCGGCACCTGACCTTCGGGAGCGGCGCTCATTACTGCCCGGGTGCCCCGCTCATCCGGATGGAAGTGGAGGAGTCGGTGCGCGCCCTGCTCTCGCTGCCGCGTTGGGAGCTCGCCGAACAGACGTTGAGCTACGCCGGCTCGAACCTGCAGGACCGCGGGCCGAGCTCGCTGCGCGTTCGCTTCCCCGCCGCCTGA
- a CDS encoding hybrid sensor histidine kinase/response regulator produces MPPNPKLVLAAETPGQARARHAHLRILAKAASRLVLCDEPSALLGSLFEELANDLGVELYFNYMIGDEPNTLVLESAAGISPEDEQRYRTIRFGQFMCGTVAATRMPLIAFDLQRSTLECGSELKKAGVQAYAGYPLISHDRLLGTLAFATSKRSHMDADELSLMQTLSVQVAAVLERNRLCRSLRASEQAAQRHLALLQNVYSTAPVGLCFLDRDLRYVSVNETLARITGRPISEHLGRTLGEFIPEVTPFKDLCERVLETGQEVTDRELRVARPEGDHDWLVSVHPVRDEAGTMLGINVVVQEVTERKQAEQALLESEQALRAADRRKDEFLVMLAHELRNPLAPIRTAIQVLDITGGDAPEAVRTREMIERQVAHMARMIDDLLDVSRIARGKIELRKEPCDLARIVRQVTDDYAPTFRGNGIELLVSLPDEPVWVSGDHTRLAQVIGNLLHNALKFTDAGGRVGACLETDPATNTAVIVVEDSGIGMDPSMIPLVFETFSQADSSLDRRRGGLGLGLSLVHSLIAMHGGSVEAHSEGPGLGSTFRVRLPLSSAPVRSIRRPEPVRPATASREESLRVLVVEDNRDMADILKQLLALLGYQAEVAYTGPAGLAMGRTLAPDVVLCDLGLPGMDGYALARALRADPATARAYLIAQTGYGHAEDRRRAREAGFDLHMTKPIDPIELERVLSSVGTRAQVRTSASQS; encoded by the coding sequence GTGCCGCCCAACCCGAAATTGGTTCTTGCGGCCGAGACGCCCGGGCAAGCGCGAGCCAGGCACGCGCACCTGCGGATCCTGGCAAAAGCCGCGAGTCGGCTCGTCCTTTGCGACGAGCCTTCGGCTCTCCTCGGTTCCCTCTTCGAGGAGCTGGCAAACGACCTCGGCGTCGAGCTCTACTTCAATTACATGATCGGCGACGAGCCGAATACCCTCGTCCTCGAGTCGGCCGCGGGCATCTCGCCCGAGGACGAGCAGCGATATCGGACGATCAGGTTCGGCCAGTTCATGTGCGGGACCGTGGCGGCGACCCGGATGCCCCTCATCGCCTTCGATCTCCAGCGCTCGACCCTGGAATGCGGGTCGGAGCTGAAAAAGGCGGGCGTGCAGGCCTATGCGGGATATCCGCTCATCTCGCACGACCGACTGCTCGGGACCCTGGCCTTCGCCACCAGCAAACGCTCGCACATGGACGCCGACGAGCTCTCGCTCATGCAGACGCTGAGCGTGCAGGTGGCAGCCGTCCTCGAACGCAATCGCCTCTGCAGGAGCTTGCGCGCGAGCGAGCAGGCCGCGCAGCGCCACCTCGCGCTCCTGCAGAACGTGTATTCGACGGCCCCCGTCGGCCTCTGCTTCCTCGACCGGGATCTCCGGTACGTGAGCGTCAACGAGACGCTCGCGCGCATCACCGGTCGGCCCATCTCCGAGCACCTCGGCCGCACGCTCGGCGAGTTCATCCCCGAGGTCACGCCTTTCAAAGACCTCTGCGAGCGTGTCCTCGAGACGGGGCAGGAGGTGACGGATCGCGAGCTCCGGGTTGCGCGGCCCGAGGGGGACCACGATTGGCTGGTCAGCGTCCACCCCGTGCGCGACGAGGCGGGCACGATGCTCGGCATCAACGTCGTGGTGCAGGAGGTGACCGAACGAAAGCAGGCCGAGCAGGCGCTGCTCGAGAGCGAGCAGGCCCTCCGGGCGGCCGATCGCCGCAAGGACGAGTTTCTGGTGATGCTCGCCCACGAATTGCGCAATCCGCTCGCGCCCATTCGCACGGCCATTCAGGTCCTCGACATCACCGGCGGCGACGCGCCCGAGGCCGTCCGGACGCGCGAGATGATCGAGCGCCAGGTGGCGCACATGGCCCGGATGATCGACGATCTGCTCGACGTGTCGCGTATCGCCCGGGGCAAGATCGAGCTGCGAAAGGAGCCCTGTGATCTCGCGCGGATCGTCCGTCAGGTCACGGACGATTATGCGCCGACGTTCCGGGGCAATGGCATCGAGCTTCTGGTGTCCCTCCCGGACGAGCCGGTCTGGGTCTCCGGGGATCACACGCGCCTTGCGCAGGTCATCGGCAACCTCCTGCACAATGCGCTCAAATTCACGGACGCGGGGGGCCGGGTGGGCGCCTGCCTGGAGACGGATCCGGCGACGAACACCGCGGTGATCGTGGTGGAGGATTCGGGGATCGGCATGGATCCATCGATGATCCCGCTCGTCTTCGAGACCTTCAGTCAGGCCGACAGCAGCCTTGATCGACGGCGCGGCGGCCTCGGCCTCGGGCTCTCGCTCGTGCACAGCCTGATCGCGATGCACGGCGGATCCGTCGAGGCCCACAGCGAGGGCCCAGGGCTCGGATCGACCTTCCGCGTCCGATTGCCGCTCTCCTCCGCGCCAGTTCGTTCCATCCGACGACCGGAGCCCGTCCGGCCTGCGACCGCGTCGCGGGAGGAGTCGCTCCGGGTGCTCGTGGTCGAGGACAACCGCGACATGGCGGACATCCTCAAGCAATTGCTGGCCCTCCTCGGGTATCAGGCCGAGGTCGCGTACACGGGCCCCGCGGGGCTCGCCATGGGGCGCACGCTCGCGCCCGACGTGGTGCTCTGCGACCTCGGATTGCCGGGGATGGATGGGTATGCCCTCGCGCGGGCGCTGCGCGCCGATCCCGCCACGGCGCGGGCCTACCTCATCGCTCAGACCGGGTACGGCCACGCGGAAGATCGCCGCCGCGCCCGGGAGGCGGGGTTCGATCTGCACATGACGAAGCCAATCGATCCCATTGAGCTCGAGCGGGTGCTCTCCTCCGTCGGCACCCGCGCTCAAGTCAGAACGTCCGCAAGCCAATCGTGA
- a CDS encoding patatin-like phospholipase family protein, whose amino-acid sequence MTIRNLVFQGGGVKGMAYVGAIAELEKRSALAAVTSVAGTSAGAITAALLAVGAGAEQVGRILRSTDFTSFMDGSGWVVGDTVRLFNGYGIHPGKAFETWLRAQIAELTGVLTGRAQPDLTFGDLQALAAQHPGRARALYVVTTNLTRQVAEVFSAEAQADVPVYQAVRMSMSIPLFFEAYPFRGDLYVDGGVSWNYPIDLFDGTHRRPILGLLGKAVGVNPGTLGFSLGTKAQIDSAKDGWRPLPARIDGLEGYVKALTSFILDTSTLLHLDSAAIQRTVFIDNANIPTTDFEITPAQMDALIENGAAATRRWFEAHPLASWAAASR is encoded by the coding sequence TTGACCATCAGAAACCTCGTGTTTCAGGGCGGTGGCGTCAAAGGGATGGCGTACGTGGGGGCCATCGCCGAGCTCGAGAAGCGGAGCGCGCTGGCCGCCGTGACCAGCGTCGCGGGCACCTCGGCCGGCGCGATCACGGCGGCGCTCCTCGCCGTGGGCGCCGGCGCGGAGCAGGTGGGGCGTATCCTGCGCTCGACCGACTTCACCTCGTTCATGGACGGCAGCGGCTGGGTCGTCGGCGATACGGTCCGGCTCTTCAACGGCTATGGCATTCACCCGGGCAAGGCGTTCGAGACCTGGCTCCGCGCCCAGATCGCCGAGCTCACCGGGGTCCTCACGGGGCGCGCCCAGCCCGACCTCACCTTCGGCGACCTCCAGGCCCTCGCCGCGCAGCACCCGGGCAGGGCGCGCGCGCTCTACGTCGTGACGACCAACCTCACAAGGCAGGTGGCCGAGGTCTTCTCCGCCGAGGCGCAGGCGGACGTCCCCGTCTACCAGGCCGTGCGCATGTCGATGAGCATCCCTCTCTTCTTCGAGGCCTACCCCTTCCGCGGCGATCTCTACGTGGACGGCGGAGTGTCGTGGAATTACCCCATCGACCTCTTCGACGGCACGCACCGCCGGCCGATCCTGGGCCTGCTCGGCAAGGCGGTCGGCGTCAACCCCGGCACGCTCGGCTTCAGCCTGGGGACGAAGGCGCAGATCGACTCCGCAAAGGACGGCTGGCGCCCTCTGCCAGCTCGCATCGACGGCCTGGAGGGCTATGTAAAGGCCCTTACCTCGTTCATCCTCGATACCTCGACCCTCCTGCACCTCGACAGCGCGGCCATCCAGAGGACCGTCTTCATCGACAACGCGAACATCCCCACCACCGATTTCGAGATCACCCCCGCCCAGATGGACGCGCTGATCGAGAACGGCGCCGCGGCCACCCGGCGCTGGTTCGAGGCGCACCCGCTGGCCAGCTGGGCGGCGGCCAGCCGCTGA
- a CDS encoding cupin-like domain-containing protein, which yields MGEQERELEVAPEWWRWATENLLRGVSEGVISEQLQAAGVSSAQVGELLSAIVRSPIFVAARPFARSARRHEMLARLQQRMASTACDPTGIPRRSGVSGEELRDVYVAGNIPVILTDVVTRWPAFGRWTPAYLSERFGDVVVDVTTGRQSDPDYDMHAARHTESTPLRDFVARIVGAAREETNDFYMVANNRVLERTRLGALLDDVVLPDGYCAVQRLLGASALWLGPAGTVTPLHYDTSNILFGQVYGRKRYRMIAPFETSLFDGARAMYADRDPEQGSMAPVLVKDVVLEPGEALFIPVGWWHHVRALDASISLGINSFPFHNNFDWYRPSNIG from the coding sequence ATGGGCGAACAGGAACGCGAGCTGGAAGTTGCGCCCGAGTGGTGGCGCTGGGCCACGGAGAACCTGCTGCGCGGCGTGTCCGAGGGGGTGATCTCGGAGCAGCTCCAGGCGGCCGGCGTCAGCAGCGCGCAGGTCGGAGAGTTGCTCTCTGCCATCGTCCGTTCGCCCATCTTCGTCGCCGCTCGGCCCTTCGCCAGGTCGGCGCGGCGGCACGAGATGCTGGCGCGGCTCCAGCAGAGAATGGCGTCGACCGCCTGCGATCCGACGGGAATTCCGCGGCGCTCCGGCGTGTCTGGCGAGGAGCTCCGCGACGTCTATGTCGCCGGCAACATCCCGGTCATCCTGACCGACGTCGTGACCCGCTGGCCCGCCTTCGGCCGGTGGACCCCGGCCTACCTCTCCGAGCGCTTCGGCGATGTCGTGGTCGACGTCACGACAGGACGCCAGAGCGATCCCGACTACGACATGCACGCGGCGCGGCACACGGAGAGCACGCCGTTGCGCGACTTCGTCGCGCGCATCGTCGGCGCCGCGCGCGAGGAGACGAACGACTTCTACATGGTCGCCAACAACCGCGTCCTCGAGCGGACGAGGCTCGGCGCGCTGCTGGACGACGTGGTGCTCCCGGACGGGTACTGCGCCGTTCAGCGCCTCCTGGGCGCCTCGGCGCTCTGGCTCGGCCCTGCCGGGACCGTCACGCCGCTCCACTACGACACGTCCAACATCCTGTTCGGGCAGGTGTACGGCAGGAAGCGTTACCGCATGATCGCGCCGTTCGAGACGTCGCTGTTCGACGGCGCACGCGCGATGTACGCCGATCGGGACCCGGAGCAAGGCTCGATGGCCCCGGTGCTCGTGAAGGACGTCGTGCTCGAGCCGGGCGAGGCGCTCTTCATCCCGGTGGGCTGGTGGCACCACGTCCGCGCGCTCGACGCCAGCATCAGCCTGGGGATCAACAGCTTTCCGTTCCACAACAACTTTGACTGGTACCGGCCGAGCAACATCGGTTAG
- a CDS encoding RNA polymerase sigma factor, which produces MSDDPRDLGELSNDVKASWQRFLDVFEPLRPELYRYCRYLTRSPWDAEDLVQDTMARGFVTLGTLFHEVPNPRAWLFRVASNLWIDRARRQRLERDAIGEPAAAAPAPGQALDERASREAAGTLVAHLSPQERAAVVLKDVFDLSLEEVAASLSTSVGAVKAALHRGRGKLVAPEADEPRAPAPGVLDAFCAAFNAGDLQALTSLLLDSSITEIVGVVTEYGREPPADPRTGSFVGSLSSITTTDAGGVDARHLAGYLGGPPRCEVREHRGELLLLFWFDHDTGPAVRTVWTVETDGEHIARIRNYFFTPDVIAEICRELAVPFRTNGYRYWIHG; this is translated from the coding sequence ATGAGCGACGATCCGCGCGACCTCGGCGAGCTGAGCAATGACGTGAAGGCGTCATGGCAGCGGTTCCTCGACGTGTTCGAGCCGCTCCGGCCCGAGCTGTACCGCTATTGCCGCTACCTGACCCGGAGCCCGTGGGACGCCGAGGATCTGGTGCAGGACACCATGGCCCGCGGCTTCGTCACGCTCGGCACCCTGTTCCACGAGGTGCCCAACCCGCGCGCCTGGCTGTTCCGGGTGGCGTCGAACCTGTGGATCGACCGCGCCCGGCGGCAGCGGCTCGAGCGCGACGCGATCGGTGAGCCCGCGGCAGCGGCTCCGGCGCCAGGGCAGGCGCTCGACGAGCGGGCGTCGCGCGAGGCCGCTGGCACCCTGGTCGCGCACCTGTCGCCCCAGGAGCGCGCGGCGGTGGTGCTCAAGGACGTGTTCGATCTCTCGCTCGAGGAGGTCGCCGCGTCGCTCTCGACCTCGGTCGGCGCGGTCAAGGCGGCGTTGCACCGCGGCCGCGGCAAGCTCGTGGCGCCCGAGGCCGATGAGCCGCGGGCGCCCGCGCCGGGCGTGCTCGACGCCTTCTGCGCCGCCTTCAACGCCGGCGACCTGCAGGCCCTGACCTCGCTGCTCCTCGACAGCTCGATCACCGAGATCGTCGGTGTGGTGACCGAGTACGGGCGCGAGCCCCCGGCCGATCCGCGCACCGGGTCGTTCGTCGGCAGCCTGTCGTCGATCACGACCACCGACGCCGGCGGGGTCGATGCCCGTCACCTGGCGGGCTACCTCGGCGGCCCGCCGCGCTGCGAGGTGCGCGAGCATCGCGGCGAGCTCTTGCTGCTCTTCTGGTTCGATCACGACACCGGACCCGCGGTGCGCACCGTCTGGACCGTCGAGACCGACGGCGAGCACATCGCCCGCATTCGCAACTACTTCTTCACCCCCGATGTGATCGCCGAGATCTGCCGCGAGCTCGCCGTGCCCTTCCGCACCAACGGCTACCGCTACTGGATCCACGGTTAG
- a CDS encoding dihydrofolate reductase family protein, whose translation MTTTPPTERRLYVSMITSLDGYIEGPGRELDWFQDGSPQFERYCDEMIDSVGLAVYGRTSYELMLQYWPDAEARPRSPQDLAFARKMNALPKVVLSRTLTHAAWANTRVARDPEEIAALKRQPGKPIVAWAGAALVSTLIEHRLVDELRLIVHPVVLGGGTPLFARRDQRLSLRQIRTQNLGGGLSVLCYEPVWS comes from the coding sequence ATGACGACGACACCCCCGACCGAACGACGCCTCTACGTCTCCATGATCACCTCCCTCGACGGCTACATCGAGGGCCCGGGCCGCGAGCTCGACTGGTTCCAGGACGGCAGCCCGCAGTTCGAGCGGTACTGCGACGAGATGATCGACTCCGTCGGCCTCGCGGTCTACGGGCGCACCTCCTACGAGCTCATGCTCCAGTACTGGCCCGACGCCGAGGCGCGCCCGCGCTCGCCGCAGGACCTCGCGTTCGCGCGCAAGATGAACGCCCTGCCCAAGGTGGTGCTGTCCCGGACCCTGACGCACGCCGCGTGGGCCAACACCCGCGTGGCCCGTGACCCCGAGGAGATCGCCGCGCTCAAGCGGCAGCCCGGCAAGCCGATCGTCGCCTGGGCCGGCGCCGCCCTTGTGTCGACGCTGATCGAGCACCGCTTGGTCGACGAACTCCGCCTGATCGTGCACCCCGTGGTGCTCGGCGGCGGCACGCCGCTGTTCGCGCGCCGCGATCAGCGCCTGTCGCTGCGGCAGATCCGGACCCAGAACCTGGGCGGCGGGCTGTCGGTCCTGTGCTACGAGCCGGTCTGGTCATGA